Proteins encoded in a region of the Rutidosis leptorrhynchoides isolate AG116_Rl617_1_P2 chromosome 9, CSIRO_AGI_Rlap_v1, whole genome shotgun sequence genome:
- the LOC139866138 gene encoding SNAP25 homologous protein SNAP33-like, with the protein MFGHKKPSKQNSVDPRVKSQPNSNPFDSDDEIDKKSTQKPSNRTSSESSSLTPNSTVSLFDDNQVKGTTFASRNKYKNDFLDSGGIENQSVQELEHYAAYKAEETTKAVNGALKIAGDIREGATNTLITLHQQGEQINRTHMAAADIEQDLSRGEKLLGSLGGMFSRTWKPKKGQTIKGPAMFRDDPEWKKGNHLEQREKLGLTNTPNKGSSRSRTPPAESADAMQKVEYEKAKQDDGLSDLSDILGELKEMAVDMGSEIERQNKSLNPLQDDVEEINLRVKGANQRTRRLLGK; encoded by the exons ATGTTTGGGCATAAGAAACCTTCTAAACAAAATTCAGTTGACCCTCGAGTCAAAAGTCAACCTAACTCCAATCCGTTTGATTCCGATGATGAAATCGATAAGAAGTCAACCCAAAAACCCTCAAACCGAACTTCATCCGAATCATCTTCATTGACCCCAAATTCAACCGTTAGTCTTTTCGATGATAATCAAGTCAAAGGTACCACCTTTGCGTCAAGAAACAAATACAAGAACGATTTTCTTGATTCTGGTGGTATTGAGAACCAAAGTGTGCAAGAATTGGAACATTATGCAGCATACAAAGCTGAAGAGACTACAAAGGCGGTTAATGGTGCATTAAAGATTGCAGGGGATATTAGAGAAGGTGCAACCAACACTTTAATTACTTTGCATCAACAAGGTGAGCAGATTAACCGAACCCATATGGCTGCAGCTGACATCGAGCAGGATCTCAGTagg ggTGAGAAGCTCTTGGGAAGTCTTGGGGGAATGTTTTCTAGGACTTGGAAGCCTAAAAAGGGTCAGACTATAAAAGGACCGGCGATGTTCAGAG ATGATCCCGAGTGGAAGAAAGGTAACCATTTGGAGCAAAGAGAAAAACTTGGATTAACGAACACCCCAAATAAGGGGTCGTCACGTTCAAGAACACCACCAGCCGAATCTGCCGATGCGATGCAAAAAGTTGAG TATGAAAAGGCAAAGCAAGATGACGGGCTGTCTGATTTGAGTGACATATTAGGAGAACTAAAGGAGATGGCGGTTGACATGGGTTCTGAGATTGAGAG GCAAAACAAATCACTGAATCCTCTTCAGGATGATGTTGAGGAGATCAATTTACGAGTGAAAGGTGCGAATCAACGTACTCGTCGTCTGCTTGGAAAATAG